In Helicoverpa armigera isolate CAAS_96S chromosome 20, ASM3070526v1, whole genome shotgun sequence, one DNA window encodes the following:
- the LOC110375860 gene encoding para-nitrobenzyl esterase — MRSVLLLIAICGIVQGLCRADTLVSTKLGTIKGTSGDGFTRFLGIPYGLVDESNPFGPSVPHPGFKEIFQAKETKECPQLFQGVPTGNFDCLTLDVYVPNTANSRKLPVMVWIHGGAWISLSSSTQARDPVSLLKHDVIIVSINYRVGLYGFLCLDIPEVPGNQGLKDQTLALRWIKNNIAAFGGDDENITLFGDSAGGMSVNMHLYSLNEKLFDKAIIQSGPALSYWMMVKSNDTIPLILAAEFGLKTTNLKEALRFISTVDPHQLVAKAFELKITSSTDNNQPLTKPCVEKEFEGVDHFITEHPMNLKSSKAREMPIIIGHTRREFHFQYDTRDEEFFDAFDLKTLFKLGFYVENDMEDALNTVKHFYFGDEKISKEELIKLGTDLVFGHSTQRMANQLLESGAENIFRFVYTYENASHADELPYIFDQTRRFFESSDEEKLALMQSPMRARLTLLWTNFAKYGNPTPKPTELVPFIWTPITKTTQPYLNMDSEFTLSSRPDHSRMAFWDLFYKLYGKYQMWY, encoded by the exons ATGAGGTCGGTGTTACTTTTGATCGCAATATGTGGCATAGTGCAAGGATTATGCAGAGCAGATACACTTGTGTCTACTAAGTTGGGGACTATTAAAGGAACCTCTGGTGATGGGTTCACCAGATTCTTGGGCATACCTTACGGTTTGGTGGATGAAAGTAATCCTTTTGGG CCATCAGTACCACATCCAGGATTCAAGGAGATCTTCCaagcaaaagaaacaaaagaatgccCGCAGTTGTTTCAAGGAGTCCCAACGGGTAACTTCGACTGTCTTACATTAGACGTCTATGTACCAAACACAGCTAATTCCCGAAAACTGCCTGTAATGGTATGGATACACGGTGGAGCTTGGATATCACTCAGCAGCTCAACACAAGCAAGAGACCCAGTTTCTTTGCTCAAACACGATGTCATTATAGTCTCTATAAACTACAGAGTTGGTCTATATGGTTTTCTATGCTTGGACATACCTGAAGTTCCTGGTAACCAAGGGCTGAAGGACCAAACACTAGCTCTGAGATGGATTAAGAATAATATTGCTGCCTTTGGTGGTGATGACGAAAATATAACACTTTTCGGGGATAGCGCTGGAGGCATGTCAGTCAACATGCATTTATATTCactaaatgaaaaacttttcgATAAAGCAATCATACAAAGTGGTCCAGCTTTAAGTTATTGGATGATGGTGAAATCTAATGATACGATACCGTTAATACTTGCGGCAGAATTTGGGCTAAAAACTACGAATTTGAAGGAAGCTCTGCGTTTTATTTCTACTGTTGATCCACATCAATTAGTTGCAAAAGCTTTCGAACTGAAGATAACTAGTTCAACAGACAATAACCAACCTTTGACCAAGCCGTGTGTTGAGAAGGAATTTGAAGGCGTTGATCATTTTATTACTGAACATCCGATGAATTTAAAATCTAGTAAAGCTCGCGAAATGCCCATAATAATTGGACATACCAGACGAGAATTTCACTTCCAATATGATACTCGAGATGAAGAATTCTTTGATGCTTTCGATTTGAAAACTCTTTTCAAACTGGGATTTTATGTCGAAAATGACATGGAAGATGCTTTGAATACAGTTAAACATTTCTATTTTGGTGACGAGAAAATAAGTAAGGAAGAGCTTATAAAATTAGGCACTGACCTGGTTTTTGGTCACTCGACTCAAAGGATGGCTAACCAACTGCTTGAAAGTGGAGCCGAAAATATATTCAGATTTGTTTACACGTATGAGAATGCCAGCCATGCAGATGAGCTACCGTATATATTTGATCAAACAAGACGTTTCTTCGAATCATCAGATGAAGAAAAACTTGCACTCATGCAATCTCCAATGAGAGCTCGGCTAACTTTACTTTGGACAAATTTTGCTAAGTACGG taacCCAACTCCGAAACCTACAGAATTAGTTCCGTTTATATGGACTCCTATAACGAAGACTACTCAGCCGTACTTAAACATGGATTCCGAGTTCACTCTCAGCAGCAGACCTGACCACAGCAGAATGGCATTCTGGGACCTGTTCTATAAACTTTATGGAAAATACCAGATGTGGTACTGA
- the LOC110375849 gene encoding para-nitrobenzyl esterase: MRSVLLLITICGIVQGLCKADTLVSTKLGTIKGTSGDGFTRFLGIPYAVVDEKNPFGPSVPHPGFEQVFHATTTRQCPQMRQGIPTGSIDCLNLDIYVPNTANSSRPLPVMVWIHGGAWVGGTSTTQATDPVTLLNHDVIIVAINYRVGLYGFLCLDIPELPGNQGLKDQTLALRWIKNNIAAFGGDDSNITLFGESAGGMSVNMHLYSLNEKLFDKAIIQSGPALSYWMMVKSNDTIPLILAEEFGFRTANIKDALRFISTIDPHLLVLRAFELGITSSAGNDQPLTKPCVEKPFDGVDHFITEHPMNLKSSKAHQMPIIIGHTRREFHFQYASRDQDFFDSFDLKTLFEMGFYVENEMDEALNTVKHFYFGDEKFSKEELIQLGTDLIFGHSTQRMANQLLESGAKNVFRYVYSYENASHADELAFLFDQGLRFNQASEEEKIVLMQSPMRARLTLLWTNFAKYGNPTPEPTELVPFIWPPITKTTQPYLDMDSEFTLSSRPDHSRMAFWDLFYKLYGKYQMWY; encoded by the exons ATGAGGTCGGTGTTACTATTGATCACGATATGTGGCATAGTGCAAGGATTGTGCAAAGCAGATACACTTGTGTCTACCAAGTTGGGGACTATTAAAGGAACCTCTGGTGATGGGTTCACCAGATTCTTAGGCATACCTTATGCTGTGGTCGATGAAAAGAATCCTTTTGGG CCATCAGTGCCACATCCAGGGTTTGAACAGGTCTTCCATGCAACTACAACCAGACAATGTCCCCAGATGAGACAAGGCATCCCAACAGGCAGCATTGATTGCCTTAACTTGGACATTTACGTACCAAATACTGCAAACTCAAGTAGACCTTTACCTGTAATGGTTTGGATTCATGGTGGGGCCTGGGTTGGTGGTACAAGCACCACACAAGCAACCGACCCTGTAACCCTGCTAAATCATGATGTTATTATAGTAGCTATAAACTACAGAGTAGGTCTATATGGTTTCCTATGCTTAGACATTCCTGAACTGCCCGGTAACCAAGGACTAAAAGATCAAACACTAGCTCTAAGGTGGATTAAGAACAACATTGCTGCCTTTGGTGGCGATGACAGCAATATCACACTTTTCGGAGAAAGCGCTGGTGGTATGTCTGTAAATATGCATCTATATTCActaaatgaaaagctttttgaTAAAGCAATTATACAAAGCGGTCCAGCTTTAAGTTATTGGATGATGGTGAAATCTAATGATACGATACCTTTGATACTCGCGGAAGAATTTGGGTTCAGAACTGCAAATATAAAAGACGCTCTGCGATTCATTTCTACTATTGACCCACATTTGTTGGTTTTAAGAGCTTTTGAATTGGGAATTACTAGTTCTGCAGGCAATGACCAACCACTGACTAAGCCTTGTGTTGAGAAACCGTTCGACGGAGTCGATCATTTTATTACTGAACATCCAATGAATTTAAAATCTAGTAAAGCACACCAAATGCCTATAATAATAGGACATACCAGACGAGAATTTCATTTCCAATATGCTTCACGAGATCAGGATTTTTTTGATTCTTTCGATTTGAAAACACTTTTTGAAATGGGATTCTATGTAGAAAATGAGATGGATGAGGCCCTGAATACAGTAAAACATTTCTATTTTGGTGACGAGAAATTCAGTAAGGAAGAGCTAATACAGTTGGGAACCGATCTCATATTTGGTCACTCAACCCAGAGGATGGCTAACCAACTGCTTGAAAGTggagccaaaaatgtattcagaTATGTTTACTCGTATGAGAATGCTAGTCATGCAGATGAGCTGGCGTTTTTATTTGATCAAGGTCTCCGGTTCAATCAAGCGTCAGAGGAAGAAAAAATCGTGCTCATGCAATCTCCAATGAGAGCCCGGCTAACTCTGCTTTGGACCAACTTTGCTAAATACGG AAACCCAACTCCTGAACCTACAGAGCTCGTTCCATTCATATGGCCACCAATAACGAAGACTACTCAGCCGTACTTAGACATGGATTCCGAGTTCACTCTCAGCAGCAGACCTGACCACAGCAGAATGGCTTTCTGGGACTTGTTCTATAAACTCTATGGAAAGTACCAGATGTGGTACTGA
- the LOC110375844 gene encoding acetylcholinesterase, whose amino-acid sequence MWAVLLFFSLCGLVQGVYRIDPLVSTRTGLIRGLSGNGYAKFLGVPYGLVDANNPFGKSLPYPVFENIFEATESKICPQVRQGVPIGTLDCLTLDIYVPNTADSRNPLPVMVWIYGGAWVSGSNTAEASDPVSLLKHDVIVVAINYRVGVYGFLCLDTPEVPGNQGLKDQTLALRWIRDNIAAFGGNDQKITIFGESAGGMSVNLHLFSLNEKLFNQAIIQSGPALSYWMMVKSNDTIPSILAEELGYFTLDVDDALRYLSTVDPHLLVIRADGLKITSGSGTDQPLTKPCVEKVFEGVEHFITEHPMNVKASKARKTPIIIGHTRREFHFQYGYQDAAFFESYDLKTLFKLGFYIGDEMETAINEVKQFYIGDEKISKNVSNELIDLGTDLIFGHSTKRMAEQLLESDAEKVYRYVYSYENASHGDELSYLFDANWWVDMTEEEQLAVNQSPMKAKLTLLWTNFAKYGNPTPAPSELIPFTWTPITKTTQPYLNMDSEFTVSSRPDHSRMAFWDLFYKLYGKHQKW is encoded by the exons ATGTGGGCTgtgctattatttttttcactgtgTGGTTTAGTTCAAGGAGTGTATAGAATTGACCCCCTGGTTTCTACAAGAACGGGTCTTATAAGAGGACTGTCAGGCAATGGTTACGCCAAATTTTTAGGCGTGCCTTATGGTTTGGTTGATGCAAACAATCCTTTTGGg aaatcaCTGCCATATCCAgtctttgaaaatatatttgaagcTACTGAATCAAAAATATGTCCCCAAGTACGACAAGGGGTGCCTATTGGTACCCTCGACTGTCTAACTTTGGACATCTATGTGCCAAACACTGCGGACTCACGAAACCCTCTGCCAGTAATGGTATGGATATATGGTGGAGCTTGGGTTAGTGGCAGTAACACAGCAGAAGCTAGTGATCCAGTCTCTCTTCTCAAGCATGACGTCATTGTAGTAGCTATAAACTACAGAGTAGGTGTTTATGGCTTCCTGTGTCTAGATACACCTGAAGTTCCTGGCAACCAAGGACTTAAAGATCAAACGTTAGCCCTAAGATGGATCAGAGATAACATTGCTGCTTTTGGAGGTAATGATCAAAAGATCACAATTTTTGGTGAGAGCGCCGGTGGCATGTCAGTAAACCTACATCTATTTTCGCTGAATGAAAAGCTTTTTAATCAAGCAATTATACAAAGTGGCCCTGCGTTGAGTTATTGGATGATGGTGAAATCTAATGATACAATACCTTCGATACTTGCGGAAGAACTTGGTTATTTTACCTTGGATGTAGATGACGCTCTACGTTACCTTTCTACTGTAGATCCACACCTTTTAGTTATAAGAGCTGATGGTTTGAAAATCACTAGTGGATCAGGCACTGATCAACCGTTAACAAAACCTTGTGTTGAGAAAGTCTTTGAAGGAGTCGAACATTTTATAACCGAGCATCCAATGAACGTGAAAGCCAGCAAAGCTCGTAAAACGCCAATCATAATTGGACATACCAGAAGAGAATTTCACTTCCAATATGGTTATCAAGATGCAGCGTTTTTCGAATCTTACGacctaaaaactttatttaaattaggatTCTATATCGGAGATGAAATGGAAACAGCTATAAATGAAGTCAAGCAGTTCTATATTGGTGACGAGAAAATTAGTAAGAATGTTTCCAATGAACTTATAGATTTAGGAACTGACCTCATATTTGGTCACTCAACGAAGAGAATGGCTGAACAACTACTAGAAAGCGATGCTGAAAAAGTATACAGATACGTTTATTCTTATGAGAATGCTAGCCATGGAGATGAGctatcatatttatttgatgCAAACTGGTGGGTTGATATGACTGAGGAAGAACAACTTGCAGTCAACCAGTCTCCAATGAAAGCCAAATTAACCTTGCTTTGGACTAACTTTGCGAAATATGG AAATCCTACCCCGGCGCCTTCAGAACTAATTCCATTTACATGGACTCCTATAACGAAGACTACTCAGCCGTATTTAAACATGGATTCCGAGTTCACTGTCAGCAGCAGACCTGACCACAGCAGAATGGCATTTTGGGACTTGTTCTATAAACTTTATGGAAAACATCAAAAATGGTAG
- the LOC110375843 gene encoding acetylcholinesterase: MSQGFDMKAVVLLVSLCGLAHGLYRVDPLVSIKGGLIRGLLSSEGYAQFLGVPYAVVDENNPFGASIPHPGFDSVFEAYESNVCPQVNNNVAVGTLDCLTLNIYVPSVATTKNLLPVMVWIHGGQFSKGSADNSGSSPKFLVRNDVIVVGINYRLGAYGFMCLDHPDVPGNQGLKDQVLALRWINENIEAFGGNPKEITIFGESAGGMSVNLHLLSSYEKLFQRAIIQSGPAYTHIWAGEHQNQLPIKLAEELDFNTTDVNEALEYLATIDAHTLIKAANDLNKGFSFQGNNILTVPCIETEFEGVDHFITEHPRNIVSPKLKNTPVIIGYNDNEAAPAAELSTDDYYKTFDFGDHLSLEFNFGDEADEANDVVKHFYIGGEPISEDVKLDLADFAADFHFGYPTQRVVDQLLQNGATNVYRYVFSYSGGRNIMKLALNLTSTGAAHADELGYLFDYEYFGEVTPEDQIVIDRMTAIWTYFAKFGNPTPETSELLPVKWEPVTKRNQPYLDINQDLSLGARPYHERMAFWDLFYKLYGKYQV, from the exons ATGTCACAGGGCTTCGACATGAAGGCTGTGGTACTTCTAGTGTCATTATGTGGTCTAGCGCATGGACTTTATCGAGTAGACCCCCTGGTTTCCATCAAAGGGGGTCTGATTAGAGGTCTCCTGTCTAGTGAGGGGTATGCGCAATTTTTGGGAGTGCCATATGCTGTtgttgatgaaaataatccttttggg gCTTCAATACCACATCCTGGCTTTGACAGTGTCTTCGAAGCGTATGAGTCAAACGTTTGCCCTCAAGTTAACAACAATGTCGCCGTCGGTACTCTCGACTGCCTCACCTTGAACATCTACGTGCCAAGTGTTGCCACCACCAAAAACCTCTTACCAGTCATGGTTTGGATTCATGGAGGTCAATTCTCTAAAGGCAGCGCTGATAATAGCGGCAGTTCTCCAAAGTTCTTAGTGAGAAATGACGTCATCGTTGTAGGAATCAACTACAGACTTGGAGCTTACGGCTTTATGTGCTTGGATCACCCAGATGTTCCTGGAAACCAAGGACTCAAAGACCAGGTCTTGGCTTTGAGGTGGATCAATGAAAACATTGAAGCTTTCGGTGGAAATCCTAAAGAAATTACCATATTCGGTGAAAGTGCTGGAGGTATGTCCGTCAACCTTCATCTGCTATCGTCTTACGAAAAGCTGTTCCAAAGAGCCATCATACAGAGTGGACCGGCTTATACTCATATTTGGGCGGGAGAGCATCAGAACCAATTGCCTATTAAACTAGCTGAAGAGTTAGATTTCAATACGACAGATGTTAATGAAGCTCTTGAATATCTTGCAACTATTGATGCACACACGTTGATTAAAGCTGCCAATGATTTGAACAAAGGCTTCTCTTTCCAAGGCAACAATATTCTAACGGTGCCTTGCATTGAAACTGAGTTTGAGGGCGTTGATCATTTCATAACGGAACACCCAAGGAACATTGTGTCACCAAAGTTGAAGAATACACCAGTCATTATAGGTTACAACGACAATGAAGCTGCCCCTGCAGCAGAATTATCAACTGACGATTATTACAAGACTTTTGATTTTGGAGACCATCTAagtttagaatttaattttggtgatgAGGCCGATGAAGCTAATGATGTGGTCAAGCACTTTTATATTGGAGGAGAACCGATTTCTGAAGATGTAAAGTTAGACCTTGCAGACTTTGCAGCAGATTTTCATTTCGGGTATCCAACTCAAAGAGTAGTAGACCAGCTCTTACAAAATGGTGCTACCAATGTGTACCGTTACGTATTCTCATACAGTGGAGGCAGAAATATCATGAAGTTGGCACTTAACTTGACTTCGACGGGAGCTGCTCATGCTGATGAACTTGGTTACTTGTTTGATTACGAATACTTTGGAGAAGTGACTCCTGAAGATCAGATCGTCATTGATAGGATGACTGCTATTTGGACGTACTTTGCTAAGTTTGG AAACCCAACACCAGAGACATCAGAACTTCTACCAGTCAAATGGGAACCAGTGACAAAGAGAAACCAGCCTTATCTAGACATAAACCAAGACTTGTCTCTGGGAGCCAGGCCGTACCATGAGAGGATGGCTTTCTGGGACCTATTCTACAAATTGTATGGAAAGTACCAAGTCTGA